AAGCCGACCGCATGCTCGACATGGGCTTCATCCCACAGGTCCGCCAGATCATCCGCCAGACCCCGCCCAAGAGCGAACGCCAGACCCTGCTGTTCTCCGCCACCTTCACCGACGACGTCATGAACCTGGCCAAGCAGTGGACCACTGATCCGGCCATCGTCGAGATCGAGCCGGAGAACGTCGCCAGCGAGACGGTCGAGCAGCACGTCTATGCCGTGGCGGGCAGCGACAAGTACAAGCTGCTGTACAACCTGGTCACGCAGAACAAGTGGGAACGGGTGATGGTCTTCGCCAACCGCAAGGACGAGGTGCGGCGCATCGAGGAGAAGCTGGTGCGCGACGGCATCAATGCCGCCCAACTGTCGGGCGATGTGCCGCAGCACAAGCGCATCCGTACCCTGGAAAACTTCCGCGAAGGGCGCATCACCGTGCTGGTGGCCACCGACGTGGCCGGGCGCGGGATCCATATCGACGGTATCAGCCACGTGATCAACTTCACCCTGCCGGAAGACCCGGACGACTACGTGCACCGCATCGGCCGTACCGGCCGTGCAGGCACCAGTGGTGTGTCGATCAGTTTTGCCGGCGAGGATGACTCCTACCAGTTGCCGGCGATCGAGGAACTGCTGGGGCGCAAGATCAAGTGCGAGATGCCGCCGGATGAATTGCTCACGCCAGTGCCGCGCAAGCATCACTGATCGGTACTGGATTCTTCACGGGCAAGTCGGGTCGCCGCACCTCCGCTCCCACAGGTAATGTGCTGGACCTGAGGGCAGCGGGTACCTGTAGGCGCCGACTTGCCCGCGAACCGGGGCAACGCCCCGGCCATCAGGCAGAGGTTCTACCAGCGCCCGGCAGCATCCTGGTCACTCTGCCTGCCTTCGACCCACCTCGGACCTTCCTGAGTGTTCTCCTTCTTCCAGAACGGCGCCCGGGTCTTGAGATAGTCCATGATGAAGTTGCAGGCATCGAACGCGGCCTGCCGATGGGCACTGGCGACACCCACGAACACGATCGGCTCACCCGGCTCCAGCGCGCCGATGCGGTGCAGCACCTCGACCTTGAGCAACGGCCAGCGCTGCTCGGCCTCGACCACGATCTTGGCCAGGGCCTTCTCGGTCATGCCTGGGTAGTGCTCGAGAAACATCCCCGCCACTTCGCGACCATCGTTGAAGTCGCGCACATAACCGACGAACCCCACCACCGCGCCCACGCCAACATTGGCAGCGTGCATGGCATTGACCTCGGAACCGGGGTCGAACGCCGCCTGCTGTACCCGTACGCCCATGCTCAACCTCCGGTCACCGGCGGGAAGAAGGCAAGCTCATCGCCGTCCTCGACCGGCTCATCGAGCCTGCACAGCTCCTCGTTACGCGCGCACATCAGGTTCTGCTCGGCCAGCACGGCGTAAACGCCGCCTCTGGCAACCAGCGCCTGGCGCACGTCGTCGAGCACCTTGAAATCCCCTTCCAGACGCTCGGCATCAACGCCAAGCAGCTCACGGTAACGGGCGAAATAGAGGGCCTTGATCTTCATCACCCCTCCACCTTGTAGTGGCCGCTCTTGCCGCCGAGCTTCTCCAGCAGGCGCACCTGCTCGATGACCATGCCCTTGTCCACGGCCTTGCACATGTCGTAGATCGTCAGCGCCGCGACGCTGGCGGCGGTCAGGGCCTCCATCTCGACACCGGTCTGCCCGGCCAGCTTGCAACGGGCAACGATATGCACCACATCTTCGCCTTCGGCAGCCAGCTCGACCTTGACGCTGGTGAGCATCAGCGGATGGCACAGCGGGATCAGGTCGCTGGTCTTCTTCGCCGCCTGGATACCTGCGATGCGCGCCACGGCGAACACATCGCCCTTGGGATGCTCGCCGTCGACGATCATCCGCAAGGTCTGCGGCAACATGCGCACCCGTGCCTCGGCGATCGCCTCGCGCGCAGTCACGGCTTTTTCAGTGACGTCGACCATGTTGGCACGCCCCTGGGAATCGAGATGAGTCAGCACTGCTCTGCTCCTGTGAAGGGAAAGCAGAGTGTAAACCTGTGGGTCAGCTTTGCGCAGGGGAATGTGTCGGCAGGCTCGGCCTCATAACAGGGCTCGCCCGCCCCCACAACCGTGTGGGAGCGGGCGAGCCTGCGTAATGAGCGATCCGAGTCTACAGATGCGACTCGGCGTACTCGGCCAGTACCGAACGCGGCACACCCTGCAGGGTGATGTGCACGCCATGGGGGAAGTCCTTGAAGCGCTCGGTCAGGTAGGTCAGGCCCGAGCTGGTCGCGGACAGGTAGGGGGTGTCGATCTGCGCCAGGTTGCCCAGGCAGACCACCTTGGAGCCAGAGCCTGCACGGGTGATGATGGTCTTCATCTGGTGCGGGGTGAGGTTCTGGCATTCGTCGATCAGGATCAGGCTCTGCTGGAAGCTGCGGCCACGGATGTAGTTCAGCGACTTGAACTGCAGCGGGACCCGTTCGAGGATGTATTCGACACTGCCATGGGTGCTTTCGTCATCCATGTGCAACGCCTCGAGGTTGTCGGTGATGGCGCCCAGCCAGGGCTCCATTTTTTCCGCCTCGGTGCCCGGCAGGAAGCCGATCTCCTGGTCCAGCCCCTGCACGCTGCGGGTGGCGATGATACGCCGGTAGCGCTTGCTGACCATGGTCTGCTCGATGGCTGCAGCCAGTGCCAGGATGGTTTTGCCCGAGCCGGCCGCGCCGGTGAGATTGACCAGGTGGATGTCCGGGTCGAGCAGGGCGAACAGCGCCAGGCTCTGGTGGATGTCGCGGGGCTTGAGGCCCCAGGCTTCCTGATGCAGCAGCGGCTCCTGGTGCAGGTCGAGCAATAGCAGCTCGTTCTCGCGAATGCCCTTGATCCAGCCGACGAAGCCTTGCTCGTCGATGATGAACTCATTGACGTGCACAGCCGGCAGGTTGTCGATCAGTTGTACGCGATGCCAGGTGCGGCCCCGTTCCTGGCGGGTGTCGACCTTGCTGACCCGGTCCCAGAAGGAGCCGGTGACCGAGTGGTAGCCCTTCGAGAGCAGGGACACATCGTCGACCAATTGGTCGGTGCTGTAGTCCTCGGCGGCGATGCCACAGGCGCGCGCCTTCAGGCGCATGTTGATGTCTTTGGTGACCAGCACCACGTCCAGGTCAGCCCGCCTGGCACGCAGCTCCAGCAGTTGGTTGATGATGATGTTGTCGTTGAGGTTTTCCGGCAGCAGCCGGTTCGGTTCGTTGCGCGGGCTCATCAGGATCGACAGGAAGCCCTTCGGCCCGCCCTTGCCACGCTGGATCGGCACCCCTTGCTCGACATCGTTGGGCGATGCATCACCGAGGGTCTGGTCGATCAGGCGAATGGCCTGGCGACATTCGGCGGCGATGGTCTGTTTACCGGTCTTGAGCTTGTCGAGTTCCTCCAGCACCGTCATCGGTATGGCGACGTGGTGCTCCTCGAAGTTGAGCAAAGCGTTGGGATCGTGAATCAGGACGTTGGTATCGAGCACATACAGGATTGGCTGGGTGGAGGAAGGGTTGCGTCCTTGGTCATCCATACTCGGTCACCTTATGTGAAAGCAGGACGGCACAGCTTCGCTGCACCGCAGAGTGACCGCCGTTCTCCCCGTATCCGCGTCGTTACGGGCGGGGAGCGCACCTGGCAAAGGAGGGCCTGGATGACGCCACCTGTGCTGCAGGAATCGGCTGTCTGATTCCTTCATACCGCAAAAGGCGTGACGGAAAAAAGACTTTTTACGCTCCGGTGAAGTTTATTTTGCCGAATGACGAACCGCGCTTGGCGATAAGGTGACGGGGGACTACAGTCAATGATGGACCCTGGATTTTCTGCCTCGGCTCTGTATGAAAAGCCTTGAGACGAAGGTCAGGCAAGGCGAAAACAGCCGAGGAACGGTCGGAGTCGCGCTCGACTTTACGGGTTGTAAATGAGCATTCCGACCGGGCTGGCGCACCAGGCTGTTTTCAACGCAGCATCACCGAGTATCAAGGCTTTCAGACAGAGCCTAGCGCAGATGCGCGTATTCCATGCAATCCTCCCACCCGATTCCGCTCTGCGCCGTTTGCTGCAACAGCCATTCCAGCGCCGGCTGTGCCTTGGGCAAGGTATC
The Pseudomonas putida genome window above contains:
- a CDS encoding PhoH family protein, which codes for MDDQGRNPSSTQPILYVLDTNVLIHDPNALLNFEEHHVAIPMTVLEELDKLKTGKQTIAAECRQAIRLIDQTLGDASPNDVEQGVPIQRGKGGPKGFLSILMSPRNEPNRLLPENLNDNIIINQLLELRARRADLDVVLVTKDINMRLKARACGIAAEDYSTDQLVDDVSLLSKGYHSVTGSFWDRVSKVDTRQERGRTWHRVQLIDNLPAVHVNEFIIDEQGFVGWIKGIRENELLLLDLHQEPLLHQEAWGLKPRDIHQSLALFALLDPDIHLVNLTGAAGSGKTILALAAAIEQTMVSKRYRRIIATRSVQGLDQEIGFLPGTEAEKMEPWLGAITDNLEALHMDDESTHGSVEYILERVPLQFKSLNYIRGRSFQQSLILIDECQNLTPHQMKTIITRAGSGSKVVCLGNLAQIDTPYLSATSSGLTYLTERFKDFPHGVHITLQGVPRSVLAEYAESHL
- the moaE gene encoding molybdopterin synthase catalytic subunit MoaE; protein product: MGVRVQQAAFDPGSEVNAMHAANVGVGAVVGFVGYVRDFNDGREVAGMFLEHYPGMTEKALAKIVVEAEQRWPLLKVEVLHRIGALEPGEPIVFVGVASAHRQAAFDACNFIMDYLKTRAPFWKKENTQEGPRWVEGRQSDQDAAGRW
- a CDS encoding MoaD/ThiS family protein, with product MKIKALYFARYRELLGVDAERLEGDFKVLDDVRQALVARGGVYAVLAEQNLMCARNEELCRLDEPVEDGDELAFFPPVTGG
- the moaC gene encoding cyclic pyranopterin monophosphate synthase MoaC is translated as MLTHLDSQGRANMVDVTEKAVTAREAIAEARVRMLPQTLRMIVDGEHPKGDVFAVARIAGIQAAKKTSDLIPLCHPLMLTSVKVELAAEGEDVVHIVARCKLAGQTGVEMEALTAASVAALTIYDMCKAVDKGMVIEQVRLLEKLGGKSGHYKVEG